One stretch of Arthrobacter polaris DNA includes these proteins:
- a CDS encoding thioredoxin domain-containing protein: protein MSTKSSPTPNAKKSRNIWLFFICAALVILGIVIVGAMAQNNRLAAAENTVNKGTTSTTGSENAATADLTLERRIKNDPLARGSVDAPVVMIEYSDFSCPFCGVYARKTQPEIIQKYVQSGQLRIEWRDLPVLGEQSVRAAVAGRAAAEQGKFWEFNEALYAAAPERGKAVLSETALMKLAQKAGVPDMSQFTQDLKRPDLLAQVNADLAEGTQLGLNSTPTFVINNQAIPGAQPLETFVQIIDEALALVQ, encoded by the coding sequence TTGAGTACAAAATCAAGCCCTACCCCGAACGCCAAGAAGTCAAGAAATATTTGGCTATTCTTTATCTGTGCTGCCCTAGTTATCCTGGGCATCGTCATTGTTGGCGCCATGGCACAAAATAACCGTTTAGCAGCAGCTGAGAACACAGTTAATAAAGGCACTACGAGCACCACCGGCAGCGAAAATGCCGCCACCGCGGACTTGACTCTGGAACGGCGCATTAAGAACGATCCACTGGCGCGCGGAAGCGTGGATGCGCCTGTGGTCATGATTGAATACTCCGATTTCAGCTGCCCGTTCTGTGGCGTCTACGCCCGCAAGACTCAACCGGAGATCATTCAGAAGTATGTTCAGTCCGGTCAACTGCGCATTGAGTGGCGCGATCTCCCTGTCTTAGGTGAGCAATCCGTGCGCGCTGCGGTAGCTGGCCGGGCGGCCGCCGAGCAGGGCAAGTTCTGGGAGTTCAACGAAGCTCTCTACGCAGCGGCTCCTGAGCGCGGCAAGGCAGTTCTTAGCGAGACTGCGTTGATGAAGTTGGCTCAGAAGGCCGGAGTGCCGGATATGTCGCAGTTTACTCAGGACCTCAAGCGCCCTGATTTGCTGGCACAAGTGAATGCTGACTTGGCGGAGGGAACTCAACTGGGGCTGAACAGCACACCTACCTTTGTTATTAACAACCAGGCAATTCCGGGAGCACAACCGTTGGAGACTTTCGTACAGATCATTGATGAAGCACTGGCGTTGGTTCAGTAG